One Takifugu rubripes chromosome 19, fTakRub1.2, whole genome shotgun sequence genomic window carries:
- the cyb561d2 gene encoding transmembrane reductase CYB561D2, translated as MTEQEENTKKTLFVPKVFSNMNSSKNSESSVSSYSRTVFLVLIHCVCIIFTIFITLQSRPGSSLFSWHPFLMTLAFSLFMSEAILIFSPYGSPIKTFTYRTKRQFHWILQVLCVSCALLGVVTIYYNKHLNGKPHLTSWHGVLGAGTVWVTILQSLAALPLLYHSLAKGWSLAKLKQYHSATGTLTYLLGSISLVLGLSSAWFTASVNGSTWYLIALCPVLCAFYMITQIKAGYSSKKRL; from the exons ATGACGGAGCAGGAAGAAAATACGAAGAAGACGCTGTTCGTCCCAAAGGTTTTCTCAAACATGAATTCTAGCAAAAATTCTGAGTCTAGTGTTTCCAGTTATAGTAGGACGGTGTTTCTAGTGTTGATCCACTGTGTTTGCATCATTTTCACTATATTTATTACACTTCAGAGTCGTCCAGGTTCAA gTTTGTTTTCCTGGCACCCTTTTTTGATGACGCTAGCT TTTTCCCTCTTTATGTCAGAAGCCATACTCATTTTCTCCCCCTATGGCTCCCCCATCAAAACGTTTACATACAGGACAAAAAGGCAGTTTCACTGGATCCTGCAGGTTCTCTGTGTTTCTTGTGCCCTTTTGGGTGTCGTGACCATCTATTACAACAAGCACCTAAATGGCAAACCTCATTTGACCTCCTGGCATGGTGTCCTTGGCGCAGGGACAGTGTGGGTGACAATCTTGCAGTCACTGGCAGCGCTGCCCCTCCTCTACCACTCTTTGGCCAAAGGCTGGTCTCTGGCTAAACTCAAACAATATCACTCTGCCACCGGGACGCTGACGTACCTGCTGGGCAGCATCAGCCTGGTTCTTGGCCTCAGCTCTGCCTGGTTCACTGCATCTGTCAACGGTTCCACTTGGTACCTTATAGCTCTGTGTCCCGTCCTCTGTGCCTTCTACATGATTACCCAAATCAAGGCTGGTTACTCGTCTAAGAAACGATTGTAG
- the hyal2b gene encoding hyaluronidase-2 — translation MEGIFHPLHTTAVQLLWLFLNLFTSWTVLCSADPKPARWPLYPQKPVLLAWNVPTQECAPRHSVSLSLDHFDIVATPNEGFVRQNLTIFYKERLGLYPYYEHSGTAVNGGLPQLASLTEHHEKMPEGIQKYIREPQAKGLAVIDWEEWRPLWIRNWDMKDIYRSKSRELVAKKNPRWTVEQVSKVAQQEFELSARKFMLETLKYAKNLRPNQLWGFYLFPDCYNHDYKNNLKNYTGHCPPWELDRNDQLNWLWMECTALFPSVYMESALRSTNYGRLFVRNRVKEAMRLASVGDGLARPVFVYTRPTFINQMTPLAETDLVSTIGESVALGAAGIIFWGDSSYASNSASCSILNEYLKGPLGRYLLNVSTAAEQCSEKMCKTHGRCLRKIQDSDVYLHLSPLTHSINSLDGHLKVTGTPGQAELNHFRTHFWCQCYSGYSGEACSQREKGKNRAASFLGPWPLFVLLPLGLLFLLQ, via the exons ATGGAGGGTATTTTCCATCCCCTGCACACTACAGCTGTTCAGCTACTGTGGCTATTTCTTAATTTATTTACATCCTGGACGGTCTTGTGTTCGGCCGACCCCAAGCCTGCGCGATGGCCATTATATCCACAGAAGCCTGTTCTTCTCGCCTGGAATGTCCCGACGCAAGAGTGTGCCCCACGACACAGTGTATCTTTGTCCCTGGATCATTTTGATATTGTGGCAACCCCCAATGAGGGCTTTGTCCGCCAGAACCTCACCATTTTTTACAAGGAGCGACTTGGTTTGTATCCGTACTACGAACATAGTGGCACTGCAGTAAATGGAGGCCTGCCCCAGCTTGCCAGTCTCACTGAGCACCATGAAAAGATGCCTGAAGGGATACAGAAATATATTCGTGAGCCACAGGCAAAAGGATTGGCCGTTATCGACTGGGAGGAGTGGCGCCCTTTGTGGATCCGAAACTGGGACATGAAGGATATCTATCGAAGTAAATCCCGTGAACTGGTGGCCAAAAAGAACCCAAGGTGGACGGTGGAACAAGTGTCCAAAGTTGCACAACAGGAATTTGAGCTGTCGGCTCGCAAATTCATGCTGGAGACTTTAAAATATGCCAAGAATCTGAGGCCTAATCAGCTGTGGGGCTTCTACCTGTTCCCAGATTGTTACAACCATGACTACAAGAACAACCTAAAGAACTACACAGGCCACTGTCCTCCGTGGGAGCTCGATCGAAATGATCAGCTCAACTGGCTGTGGATGGAGTGCACGGCGTTGTTTCCCTCCGTGTACATGGAATCTGCACTTCGCTCAACAAATTATGGGCGCCTCTTTGTACGAAACCGCGTGAAGGAGGCAATGCGGCTGGCCTCTGTCGGCGACGGTTTGGCACGTCCTGTTTTCGTTTATACCCGTCCTACTTTCATCAATCAGATGACCCCCCTGGCTGAG ACGGACCTGGTCTCCACCATCGGTGAGAGTGTTGCGCTGGGAGCAGCCGGTATAATCTTCTGGGGTGACAGCTCCTATGCCAGCAACAGC GCCAGCTGCTCTATCCTAAATGAATATCTTAAGGGACCACTGGGTCGGTACCTACTGAATGTGTCCACCGCTGCAGAGCAGTGCAGTGAGAAAATGTGTAAAACCCACGGCCGCTGTCTGCGTAAAATACAAGACAGCGACGTTTACCTCCATCTAAGCCCTTTAACACACAGTATCAACAGTCTGGACGGCCACCTTAAGGTGACCGGCACCCCTGGCCAAGCAGAGCTGAACCATTTTCGCACACACTTCTGGTGCCAGTGCTACAGTGGCTACAGCGGGGAGGCCTGCAGTCagagggaaaaaggaaagaacagaGCTGCCTCTTTCCTCGGGCCTTGGCCTCTTTTCGTGTTGCTCCCTCTGGggcttctctttcttctgcagTGA
- the rassf1 gene encoding ras association domain-containing protein 1: MSKCELIELKDLSVNDPIELAAPAPRRAPPVHPGQPSHFQVVRLVGDSVSIEASRRHTGDAWDGHDFQPYNHTYLTWCDLCGEFIWGLYKQSLRCNNCSYTCHYRCQPFIQLDCSTNGKLLTEEEETLAESFERDTNVDEQIDWSKHEMTVTEIQHKVKEYNSQTNSNLNMVFNRDGTYTGFVKVHFQLVRPISLPPHESVRCNPGEARQDRWMRRRTSFYLPKDAAKHLHISSQTRVREVIEALLNKFTVVDNPAKFALFEHTERQSQVCMRKLSNDECPLFLRLCAGPSEKVMSLVLKENETGDINWDAFSFPELCNFLRILKREEEEHVRQIVRRYALARDMMKQAMARITTPA; encoded by the exons ATGTCTAAATGTGAGCTGATCGAGCTCAAGGACCTCAGCGTTAACGACCCCATCGAGCTGGCTGCACCTGCACCACGTAGGGCCCCACCTGTACACCCGGGTCAGCCAAGCCACTTTCAGGTAGTGCGTCTGGTTGGGGACAGCGTCAGCATCGAGGCGTCGCGGCGCCACACCGGGGATGCCTGGGATGGTCACGACTTCCAACCCTACAATCACACCTACCTCACGTGGTGCGACCTTTGTGGAGAATTCATCTGGGGTCTTTACAAGCAAAGTTTGCGCTGTAACA ATTGCAGTTACACTTGTCACTATCGCTGCCAGCCGTTCATCCAGCTGGACTGCAGCACAAATGGGAAATTATtaacagaagaggaggagacattAGCTGAATCCTTTGAAAGGGACACAAATGTG GATGAACAGATTGATTGGAGTAAACATGAGATGACGGTCACTGAAATTCAACACAAGGTTAAAGAGTACAATTCGCAGACCAACAGCAATCTCAACATGGTGTTT AATAGAGACGGGACCTACACAGGCTTCGTCAAGGTCCATTTTCAGTTAGTCCGgcccatctccctccctccacacgAAAGCGTGCGTTGCAATCCAGGTGAAGCCCGGCAGGACAGGTGGATGAGACGGAGAACTTCTTTCTACCTCCCCAAAGACGCGGCCAAGCACCTTCACATAAGCTCCCAGACACGCGTACGAGAGGTGATTGAGGCCTTGCTCAACAAATTTACCGTGGTGGACAACCCAGCCAAGTTTGCTTTGTTTGAACACACTGAGAGACAAAGTCAAG tATGCATGCGGAAACTGAGCAATGACGAATGTCCCCTCTTCCTGCGCTTGTGTGCCGGCCCCAGTGAAAAAGTGATGAGCCTTGTTTTAAAAGAGAATGAAACAGGGGACATTAAT TGGGACGCATTTAGTTTTCCTGAGCTGTGCAACTTCCTGAGAATCCTGAagcgtgaggaggaggaacatgtgcGTCAGATCGTGCGACGCTATGCCCTAGCAAGAGACATGATGAAGCAGGCCATGGCCAGGATTACAACTCCAGCTTGA
- the abhd14a gene encoding protein ABHD14A, with translation MNFLRNRLVVLGLVFLATLLLYLLLPTIRQGSMEPSLEAQRMRLTATSHPVLPTINVSIHTGQLPGDPPLFFREALPVDAAGQQILPKLQVVLLHGQAFTSKTWEDLGTMALLATNGYQALAMDLPGYGKSPDSVSLKTDQNRVDLLSRFMESLGVRTAVLVSPSMSGHYSIPFLMKNNAQLRGFIPIAPVGTRNYTPQQYQNIQTPTLIVFGALDTNLGAQSHKNLIQLPHHSVLKMEGARHVCYMEKTREFHKGLIEFLGTLK, from the exons ATGAATTTCTTGCGAAATCGTCTGGTGGTACTGGGCCTGGTATTTTTGGCAACGCTACTTCTCTACCTGCTGCTGCCAACGATTCGCCAGGGCAGCATGGAGCCATCTCTTGAAGCACAAAGAATGAGGCTGACAGCCACCTCTCACCCTGTGCTTCCTACCATCAATGTGTCAATCCACACTGGTCAGCTACCAGGGGATCCTCCTCTGTTCTTCAGAGAAGCTCTGCCTGTAGATGCAGCAGGACAACAGATATTACCAAA GCTGCAGGTGGTCCTTTTGCATGGTCAGGCCTTCACATCCAAAACATGGGAGGACCTTGGCACCATGGCCCTCCTGGCAACTAATGGATACCAGGCATTAGCCATGGATCTGCCAG GTTATGGAAAATCTCCAGATTCAGTGTCTTTGAAGACTGACCAGAATCGAGTGGACCTTCTTTCAAGATTTATGGAGTCCTTGGGTGTAAGGACAGCGGTGCTGGTGAGCCCCTCCATGAGCGGACATTACTCCATCCCCTTCCTCATGAAGAACAACGCTCAGCTGCGTGGCTTCATTCCAATAGCTCCAGTCGGTACCAGAAATTATACTCCACAGCAGTACCAAAATATTCAG ACTCCCACTCTGATTGTGTTCGGAGCTCTGGACACAAACCTGGGGGCCCAGTCCCACAAGAACCTGATACAGCTCCCACATCACTCTGTGCTGAAGATGGAAGGAGCGCGGCACGTCTGCTACATGGAAAAGACCAGAGAATTCCATAAAGGATTGATCGAGTTCCTCGGTACATTGAAGTGA
- the LOC101072726 gene encoding aminoacylase-1A, whose protein sequence is MLPDKDGPGVGGGQSSSEGEDPSVGLFREYLRLRTVHPDPDYDAALGFLGRMAEELGLPMKKFEVCPGRVVLVITWEGLNPVLKSILLNSHTDVVPVFQEHWKYDAFSAVKDAEGNIFGRGTQDMKCVTIQYIQAVRRLKAEGRRLLRTVHLMFVPDEEVGGQKGMETFVKHPEFNKLNIGFALDEGLANPGEAFTVFYGERNPWWITIHCPGSPGHGSRFVENTAAEKLHQIMNTFLGFREKEKQRLNTSECLTLGDVTTVNLTMLKGGVAYNVIPSEMDITFDLRIPPTVNLQEFERQIKAWCKEAGEDVTYEFAQKHMNQNMTSTEEKDPWWRAFSGACREMNVTLEKEIFPAATDSRFIRAVGIPAVGFSPMNQTPILLHDHNEFLNEQVFLRGIGIYERLIAELASVPPCPGEA, encoded by the exons ATGCTGCCTGACAAAGATGGTCCCGGGGTCGGAGGTGGGCAGAGCTCCAGTGAAGGAGAAGACCCCTCTGTGGGTCTGTTCAGAGAATACCTCCGTCTCAGAACCGTGCATCCAGACCCCGACTATG ATGCTGCGCTTGGGTTCCTGGGCAGGATGGCGGAGGAGCTGGGCCTGCCCATGAAAAAGTTCGAG GTCTGTCCAGGCCGAGTGGTGTTGGTAATCACATGGGAAGGGTTGAACCCTGTCCTGAAATCCATCCTGCTGAACTCCCACACAGATGTTGTACCTGTCTTTCAG GAACATTGGAAATACGATGCATTCAGTGCTGTCAAAGATGCGGAGGGAAACATTTTTGGCCGGGGAACACAGGACATGAAATGTGTAACGATACA ATACATCCAGGCCGTAAGACGACTAAAGGCAGAGGGACGGAGGCTGTTGAGGACCGTGCACCTAATGTTTGTGCCTG ATGAAGAAGTTGGAGGTCAGAAGGGAATGGAAACTTTTGTGAAGCATCCAGAGTTCAACAAATTAAACATTGGCTTTGCACTGGATGAAG GTCTGGCCAACCCCGGTGAAGCCTTCACTGTGTTTTATGGTGAAAGGAACCCCTGGT GGATAACCATCCACTGTCCAGGCAGTCCAGGCCATGGTTCCAGGTTTGTGGAGAacactgctgcagagaagctg CACCAAATCATGAACACATTTCTGGGCttcagagaaaaggagaaacaaag GCTGAATACCAGCGAGTGTTTGACCCTCGGTGACGTCACCACAGTGAATCTGACGATGCtcaaagggggcgtggcctatAACGTCATCCCATCCGAAATGGACATCACCTTTGACCTGAGGATCCCTCCTACAGTTAACCTACAG GAGTTCGAACGACAGATCAAAGCTTGGTGCAAAGAAGCAGGTGAAGATGTCACTTATGAATTTGCTCAG AAGCATATGAATCAGAACATGACTTCAACCGAGGAGAAGGACCCTTGGTGGCGTGCATTTAGTGGAGCCTGCAGGGAAAT GAATGTAACTCTGGAAAAGGAGATCTTTCCTGCTGCCACAGACAGCCGTTTCATCAGAGCC GTTGGCATCCCTGCCGTCGGATTTTCCCCGATGAACCAAACGCCGATCCTGCTGCACGACCACAACGAGTTCCTGAACGAGCAAGTCTTCCTGAGGGGCATCGGCATATACGAGAGGCTGATCGCCGAGCTGGCCAGCGTTCCACCCTGTCCCGGTGAAGCGTAG